The proteins below are encoded in one region of Belonocnema kinseyi isolate 2016_QV_RU_SX_M_011 chromosome 3, B_treatae_v1, whole genome shotgun sequence:
- the LOC117170041 gene encoding uncharacterized protein LOC117170041 codes for MDQVYSDGLFCLFLYSTIEICLAGYTILKVLETKSESILKPGLYVLVVIFVIGGFCAAGEYLKSKSVLIAEDAYFLPWYEFKPTVCKMVVVLIQRAQIPISITAGKFVILSNSSLFQLLKAALSYLSVLRTIRQ; via the exons ATGGACCAAGTTTATTCTGAtggattattttgtttgtttttgtattCTACGATAGAAATTTGTTTGGCGGgatatacaattttgaaa GTACTAGAGACTAAGAGTGAGTCAATTCTTAAACCCGGTTTATATGTTCTTGTTGTAATCTTCGTAATTGGAGGATTTTGCGCTGCCGGCGAATACCTGAAATCTAAG AGTGTGTTAATTGCGGAGGATGCATATTTTCTTCCTTGGTATGAATTCAAACCGACTGTATGCAAAATGGTAGTGGTATTAATTCAAAGAGCGCAAATTCCAATATCAATAACAGcgggaaaatttgtaattttgtcgAACTCCAGTCTTTTTCAA CTTCTGAAGGCAGCACTTTCTTACCTATCTGTACTTCGAACAATACGtcagtga